A region from the Marinobacter sp. SS13-12 genome encodes:
- a CDS encoding YIP1 family protein — protein sequence MTISQLLYLPFSGNGVWSELKRLNLTIPFLAWVVVVPLSLLPPVLLYYAGTHYGDAFLAGFADKEWRFITTILFLAELLTFFVMGWLIRAVLEADKMEISYQDAYLLAAIAPIPLWLSSLALLVPVLAVSVLAVAVGLFLSCALIYQGVRSLCHRSDNDVVAMSATYTIMAASLLAWGILMAMVWAF from the coding sequence ATGACTATCTCTCAGTTGCTGTATTTACCTTTCTCCGGAAACGGAGTGTGGTCGGAGCTCAAGCGCCTGAATCTGACGATTCCCTTCCTGGCATGGGTGGTGGTTGTGCCCCTGTCACTGTTACCACCGGTGCTGCTGTATTACGCGGGTACCCACTATGGCGATGCTTTCCTGGCCGGATTTGCTGACAAGGAATGGCGTTTTATAACAACCATTCTGTTCCTGGCGGAATTGCTGACGTTTTTCGTGATGGGCTGGCTTATCCGTGCCGTTCTTGAAGCGGACAAGATGGAAATCAGCTATCAGGACGCCTACCTATTGGCCGCCATAGCGCCCATACCCCTGTGGTTGTCCTCCCTGGCGCTGCTGGTACCGGTGCTGGCAGTGAGCGTATTGGCAGTCGCAGTGGGCCTGTTTCTTTCCTGTGCTCTGATTTATCAGGGCGTCCGGTCCCTCTGCCATCGCTCTGACAACGATGTTGTCGCCATGTCTGCCACTTACACCATTATGGCGGCGTCTCTGCTCGCCTGGGGCATTCTGATGGCGATGGTCTGGGCGTTCTGA
- a CDS encoding hemolysin III family protein, whose protein sequence is MTELEKTLMKATGTATESPHYRIEEWLNTATHGLGAILSVIGTVALIVAASQLGDAWKVVSFSIFGASLILLYLASALYHGARHPRLRAIFKTLDHCAIFLLIAGSYTPFLLVNMRGTTGWTLFAIIWSLAVTGVVLKIIFKNRFKLARVGIYIAMGWLIIFASSDLVASLNETALYLTIAGGVVYTAGVIFYLADRIPYMHAVWHLFVIGGSALHFSAVYYGVLPYTV, encoded by the coding sequence ATGACCGAACTGGAAAAAACATTGATGAAAGCGACCGGCACCGCCACGGAATCTCCCCACTACCGCATTGAAGAATGGCTCAACACTGCCACCCACGGCCTGGGAGCCATTCTCAGTGTTATCGGAACAGTTGCCCTGATTGTTGCGGCCAGCCAACTGGGGGACGCCTGGAAGGTTGTCAGCTTCAGCATATTCGGGGCCTCGCTGATACTGCTCTACCTGGCATCAGCGCTTTACCATGGCGCCCGGCACCCACGGCTACGGGCGATTTTCAAAACCCTGGACCATTGCGCCATATTCCTGCTCATCGCCGGCAGCTACACACCCTTTCTGCTGGTGAACATGCGCGGCACCACGGGCTGGACGCTGTTTGCCATTATCTGGTCCCTGGCAGTTACCGGAGTAGTGCTCAAGATCATCTTCAAAAACCGCTTCAAGCTCGCCCGCGTGGGCATCTACATTGCCATGGGGTGGCTGATCATCTTTGCCTCGTCTGATCTGGTAGCCAGCCTGAATGAAACCGCACTCTACCTGACCATCGCCGGCGGCGTGGTCTACACCGCCGGCGTCATTTTTTACCTGGCCGACCGCATACCCTATATGCACGCGGTGTGGCACCTGTTTGTGATCGGCGGCAGTGCCCTGCACTTCAGTGCCGTCTACTACGGGGTGCTTCCCTACACGGTCTGA
- the wrbA gene encoding NAD(P)H:quinone oxidoreductase, with protein sequence MAKVLVLYYSMYGHIETMASTVAEGAKGVSGAEVTVKRVPETMSDQAFLGAGGKSEQAAPVADPKELPEYDAVIFGTPTRFGNMSGQMRTFLDQTGGLWAEGKLHGKLASVFTSTGTGGGQEHTISSFWTTLAHHGMVIVPLGYGIPDFFDVSEMNGGTPYGASTIAGGDGSRQPSEKELNIARYQGKLVAELAVKLHG encoded by the coding sequence ATGGCAAAGGTACTTGTTCTTTATTACTCCATGTACGGCCACATCGAAACCATGGCCAGCACTGTGGCAGAGGGCGCAAAGGGTGTCTCTGGCGCTGAGGTGACGGTCAAGCGTGTTCCGGAAACCATGTCCGACCAGGCATTCCTGGGCGCCGGTGGCAAATCCGAGCAGGCGGCACCGGTCGCGGACCCCAAAGAGTTGCCGGAATACGATGCCGTCATCTTCGGCACGCCGACGCGGTTCGGCAATATGTCCGGCCAGATGCGTACCTTCCTGGACCAGACCGGCGGACTGTGGGCTGAGGGTAAACTCCACGGCAAGCTTGCCAGCGTGTTCACCTCAACCGGAACCGGTGGCGGCCAGGAACACACCATCAGCTCGTTCTGGACCACACTGGCTCACCACGGCATGGTGATCGTGCCGCTTGGCTATGGCATTCCGGATTTCTTCGATGTGTCGGAGATGAACGGTGGCACGCCCTATGGCGCCTCGACCATTGCCGGTGGTGATGGCTCCCGCCAGCCCAGTGAGAAGGAACTGAACATCGCCCGCTATCAGGGCAAACTTGTGGCGGAACTGGCCGTTAAACTACACGGCTGA
- a CDS encoding Crp/Fnr family transcriptional regulator translates to MNSILRPKVSSAPCMLGENNPDIIQQDTAPASTALLNGLSRIFGIRLAGHENDPDARFLADLARLFHQRRVDAETTLEKHDTPWANVYLIQYGIMRLFREAPSGKVSVHHFFSEGDMVWPVFGRSRTVRNTLCLTSVTPVTAWVADFSAFRSAIQSHGEGLWPRFALVLTEEMAELTSMREFRKHTMSARERYLLLLEEYPELVKRVPDNQLASWLGVVPATFSRLKTGALGDRK, encoded by the coding sequence ATGAACAGTATTCTCAGGCCAAAGGTATCCTCTGCACCCTGCATGCTGGGCGAAAACAACCCGGACATCATCCAGCAAGATACCGCGCCCGCGTCGACGGCCCTGCTGAATGGCCTGAGCCGAATATTCGGTATTCGTCTCGCAGGGCACGAAAACGATCCGGATGCACGGTTTCTGGCTGACCTCGCCCGCCTTTTCCACCAGCGCAGGGTGGATGCCGAAACCACCCTGGAAAAACATGACACCCCCTGGGCAAACGTTTACCTGATTCAGTACGGCATCATGCGGCTGTTCCGGGAAGCACCGAGCGGCAAGGTCTCCGTGCACCATTTCTTCTCCGAGGGCGACATGGTCTGGCCGGTCTTCGGCCGTAGCCGCACTGTACGAAACACCCTGTGCCTGACGAGCGTAACCCCGGTCACAGCCTGGGTCGCTGATTTTTCCGCATTCCGGTCCGCGATCCAGTCTCACGGTGAAGGACTCTGGCCCAGATTCGCCCTGGTGCTGACCGAGGAAATGGCGGAGTTGACCAGCATGAGGGAATTCCGGAAACACACCATGTCCGCAAGGGAGCGATACCTGTTGCTGCTGGAGGAATACCCGGAGCTGGTGAAGCGTGTGCCGGATAACCAGCTGGCTTCCTGGCTGGGGGTGGTGCCTGCAACTTTCTCACGGCTGAAAACCGGCGCCCTGGGTGACCGGAAGTAA
- a CDS encoding nitrite reductase has translation MMIRKDTLLLLATSLLLPASLQASTDPETEVLYQQHCASCHGSDRLGGMGPALLPDNLSRLKMPQAEDAIRNGRPATQMPAYADILDSESITALAEYIYRPPANTPTWGKAEILDSHLLPHPQGSLPDEPAYEADLMNLFLVVEIGDHHVTLLDGDRMEPIHRFPSRYALHGGPKYSPDGRYVYFGSRDGWITKYDLYNLEVTAEVRAGINMRNIAVSADGNYVMAANYLPHTLVLFDADNLELMDIIPVENDAGDSSRVSAVYAAPPRDSFIAALKDIPEAWEITVEEGKPNVRRMQTDTWLDDFFFDPGYDHLIGAARDGKHGLVINLDTGKTVADLPLPGMPHLGSGITWEYQGKRVMATPHFRTGAVSIIDMDNWEVIKTLETEGPGFFMRSHENSRYAWVDVFFGPNKDKVHVIDKQTLEIVKTLQPAPGKVAAHVEFDRYGEKLLLSIWDNDGAVIVYDADTLKEEKRIPMNKPSGKYNVWNKINYEEGTSH, from the coding sequence CTACCAGCAGCACTGCGCCAGCTGCCATGGTTCCGATCGCCTGGGCGGCATGGGCCCTGCCCTGCTGCCGGACAACCTGTCCCGGCTCAAAATGCCCCAGGCCGAGGATGCAATCCGGAACGGCCGGCCCGCAACCCAGATGCCGGCCTATGCCGATATCCTCGACTCCGAATCCATCACTGCGCTGGCGGAGTACATTTACCGCCCACCTGCCAACACGCCAACCTGGGGAAAGGCAGAAATTCTCGACAGCCACCTGTTACCCCACCCGCAAGGTTCTTTGCCGGATGAACCGGCTTACGAAGCAGACCTGATGAATCTGTTCCTGGTAGTGGAAATCGGGGACCATCACGTGACGCTGCTCGACGGCGACCGGATGGAACCCATCCACCGCTTCCCGAGCCGCTACGCCCTGCACGGTGGCCCGAAATACAGCCCGGACGGCCGCTACGTTTACTTCGGCTCCCGGGACGGCTGGATTACCAAATACGACCTGTACAACCTGGAAGTGACTGCCGAAGTTCGGGCCGGTATCAACATGCGAAACATCGCTGTCTCCGCTGACGGCAACTACGTAATGGCCGCCAACTACCTGCCCCATACTCTGGTGCTGTTTGATGCTGACAACCTTGAACTGATGGACATCATCCCGGTCGAAAACGACGCCGGTGACAGCTCCCGTGTCAGCGCCGTGTACGCCGCGCCACCCCGGGACAGCTTCATTGCCGCGCTCAAGGACATTCCCGAAGCCTGGGAAATCACTGTGGAAGAGGGCAAACCCAACGTCCGCCGGATGCAGACCGACACCTGGCTGGATGACTTCTTCTTCGACCCCGGTTACGACCATCTCATCGGCGCTGCCCGCGACGGCAAACATGGTCTGGTGATCAACCTCGACACCGGCAAAACCGTCGCCGACCTGCCCCTTCCCGGTATGCCGCACCTGGGATCCGGCATAACCTGGGAGTATCAGGGCAAACGGGTAATGGCCACCCCGCACTTCCGAACTGGTGCCGTTTCCATCATCGACATGGACAACTGGGAAGTCATCAAGACCCTGGAAACCGAAGGTCCCGGCTTCTTCATGCGCAGCCACGAGAACTCCCGCTACGCCTGGGTGGATGTGTTCTTTGGCCCGAACAAGGACAAGGTCCACGTCATCGACAAGCAGACCCTGGAAATCGTCAAAACGCTACAGCCCGCTCCGGGCAAAGTCGCCGCCCATGTCGAATTCGACCGGTACGGTGAAAAACTATTGCTGAGTATCTGGGATAACGACGGGGCTGTGATCGTTTACGACGCCGATACCCTGAAGGAAGAAAAGCGTATCCCTATGAACAAGCCGTCTGGCAAATACAACGTCTGGAACAAGATCAATTACGAGGAAGGGACCAGTCACTAA